The nucleotide window CAAAAAGCTTCAATATCATTGGAACTAACATACTTTTGCGCAGCCCCCCTTCTACAAAGACTGCCTAAATCTCTATAATTCTATGGTAGCATCTGCTTAAGATTAGAACAAAACTCATAAACTGGGCACCAGAGCAAGAACTTAGAGGGAGTCCAACCATTCCTTCTATTTCGTATCAATCTGCCTCCGAATATGTTCAGCAACCAAACCATCATTAGTATCTCTATGAATCCCTAAAACCTTGCCAAGGTGATGTGTAGCTGCCACCTCTCGTTCAGAGCTATAGACTATTGTGGGTTCAGTACAAGTTGCCAATTTTCCAACCTTCCATTGACATTGGCAAGAGTAGAGTCCATAGAGTTGTCACTAACCTCCTTATCCATCTCTGTCAAACTGCCTCTGGCATTAAGAAACCTAACCTTATACTTTTTCCTCCTTGAAACAATTCCTAATGATACCTGAGAACGATCCTGTTTCCCTCTGTCCACTACTCTTGTTTAGTCATCAACTAGTTAAGGGAGCTCTCCTTGCGTGGAAATATCCAGCAAAAATCTGTACCAAGGGTTGCATTATTGCCTTTTGTTGGCATGGAGTTTTATAGAAGACGAGGACGAGTGGTAGAAGTCCCCAGAAACGTACACTTCCCATCAGACGAGCTGCAAAGGAAGAGCACAAACTGTATCTATTAGCTATgaaatgcttcttcttcttctgggaAACATATAAATTGCTTAACCCTTCAAGTAAACAGTCACGTATTCTTGTTAATAATAGCAAGAATAATCTATCAGTACATGCGAAGGGGGATCCAATTAGTATTAAATTTATAAGCCAGCAAGGAATAATAGCGGGGTAGATGTCCCCGAGAACAGCTGCCATCAGACGAGCTACAAAGGAAGTTCTAATTAGAGCATGAACTGTATCTGTTAGCACAAAGACTTGCTGCAAAAATGTCAATTTTGGAAATTAGTACTGCCGTGTTTCCGACGCTCACTCTTGTGTGGAAATATTTGCAAGTGAACCTTCAGTTCCATATTCAGCACCACATGAAGAGGGGACAATATCTATACATCCAAGTTCCGAAGACTTGGAGATCAAGAACAGACCAAATGAAGATTGCTTTTCCCTTGTTGATGCTGAAAAAGAAAGATCTTTTCGGAGGACCGATCCCACAGCATCTTGAGTGCAAGAACCTTCAAACTCCATTCTTCATTGTTTGTCAGTTTTCTAGTAACGGTTCAATAAAGCTATTGCCAGAACGTGTTGACCGGATTGGATTGAAGTCGACAAAAAAAGGTGAGGATGACTCTTTAACTCTGCTGTGAGTAAACTACGAGTGTAAATCTTCAAGAAGTTTTCTTCCTATGTATTGCGGATTTTGTGGCTTGAATTTCttggaaattatattttagtggGCAAAGCAATCTACGCATAAATCTCATTGCTAAATACAATTTGGAAAAAGCATCTCTGAACATTCAAATTAAGCTGTCACGATTTTTAAACTGATATACATTACCGAGCGCACACAAAGAGTACTTTTGGGTCACGAGAAACGATATATAAGTGCAAAGTCTTTAGTGCCCCCATTGCTTTGCGCACGTATTACTCACTCTTGTACTTGAGATTTGGGCGGTCAGTGACTTTGATTTCGTCAGTATACAATCTAAGATTGCTTTGTCTATAAATATACTACTAAATATACAAACAATGCCTTTCTTTATTCCTCATCTCTCCCAAATATACTACTAAATCCTGTAAGGCCAAACATGGGGTTTTCACCACCGTCCCTCTCTTTCATTCTGTTTCTCTTCCATTTCCTTTCAACAATTTCTTCATCTCATTTTTGTGCTCATGACCAAAATCTTTCTTTGCTCCAATTCAAAGAATCCTTTTCCATTAATAGCTCTGCTTCATGGAATTGCCAGCATCCCAAGACAGAGTCGTGGAAAGAGGGTACAGATTGCTGCTTGTGGGATGGGGTGACCTGTGGAATGAAATCCGGTCATGTAACTGGGCTTAACCTTGCTTGGATTCAGGTGCAGAAAAGAATGTAATGGGGATGGTTTCAACACAAAGATGTTGTTGTAAAATACAGTAATGACCACTTTCACAATTGCAAGAGTGTATGCCATTCAGTTACTTCTGTTATATCCCTGATGCaggatatataaaaataccacACAGCAACAAAAATACcaatattttgatcatttcaCAATCTCATTCATCGGAGTAAGATCCATTAGATAAGCAAGCTACAGTGCCCTGTTTTTTAAAGCTAGTAGAGCATTCAAAATAATCTTGCTGCTAATAAAGATCTTCAAAAAGGACAAGTTAGGAATGTTCAATCTTAGTTAAGAATGTTCACAAAGTACTACCTTGCTTCCATTATCAAAGTGAAACTAAATTTCACTCAACATAGTCGGTGGGTGACAGCAAGTTTTAGAATAACAAggcaataattttaaatcatcattATTTTGCTAAATGCAAGACAAAGCTCAAGCACATGAGAGGCAATTCAAATGCGATCTATGCTCACCGAGCTTTTGCGCGTCGCCGAACCACTTGCTCATCAGATTAGAGATCctcatatttataaaaacagCTCCAAACTCTCTGATAATAGTTTTTGCAAGCATGGTCTTCCCGGTGCCTGGAGGTCCATATAACAATACCCCCTTTTGTGGACCAAGAAGTTTCTCATGTGAGAAGAGCTCAGGTTTCCGCAGAGGAAGAATAACCAGTTCATACAAAGCTTGCTTGATAGATTCCAATCATCCaattgattcaaaaataaaaatatacaattgCAGCATATTGATAAACCATTAAACCGACCATGAATTTTAAAGCCTCTATTCcaatcaattatattttcaacATGAGAACATGGCCATATTGGATAGTGTTTAGAGGATAGGCTTGATTGTTACGAAGCAGTTTAAATCTTCCACAAAGCAATTGCCATCAGAAGGCTTCATATTTGAAAATTTGGTTTTCGATCCAAATTTCATTAGGCATAGAAAGAACTAATATCTATGTTTCCCAGTTATAGCAATCATATTGGTTCAAGGCCAAgtcttcaaatttaatttcttccaactaTGAACCTGTCAAGTCAGTCACGCAGGAGGCTATTACTGAACATAGCAGCCATCGGCGTTCACATAGTATCATTTTCAAAAAAGGTGGACTAATATAAATGTAACTAATAATCATGTGCCATTAGTTTATGATATAGAAGAGACTCAAATATACTCCAATTGATGGATATTTTCATTTATTCAGTTGACGTTAGAAACTTTGAGTATTTGTTGCATGGTAGCACCCAACAAAGTATAGACAGCCTAGAAAACAAATGGCACGTTTGAAGACACCAGGAAATATTATAACAGTTTATGGTTGTATAAACAATGACAACAGTACTATAGCACCAACCCAAGGTCATCACAATAGTACAAAAGTTCCAATATATCAGAAACGAACTTGGTCTCCAGTTTCCACCAACCAAAAATAACTCCATCCATCCaacaaaacttgaaatttaATCATATCCCATTCAGCATGAGCAATCACTCCCCAACATCCCCAAAACTGATGGAAGCACCTATATTCACCAAAACACCCTAATTCTACAATCACTGTTCCCTACAATAACCCACCAAACCACACACATCCCTTATTGAAGTCTTACCCTTATGGTCCTCATCCTATTATaacacaaaattcaaaattctagCAAATAAATGACAATTCAAGCATGCTATAACATCGACCCAGAGGCCTAAACTCCAGCGCTCCAGTACAAAAGCTCAATATACAACTCAATCAGAATTGAACTTAGTTTCTACCAACACACACAAAACAACTTCATGCATCCCAGCAGAACTGGAAACTTAAACACACCCTATTCAGCACAAGGAGTCACTCCCCGCCGTTccaaaaactgattaaattacCTATCTTCACTAAAACACCCAAATCCCCTAATCCCTATTCCCTACAATAACCCACTAAACCACCAAGATCCCTCATCGCAATCTTAATCTCATGGCCCCCATCTCCATTGTCACACAAGAATTTGAACTTTTCATCAACCCAGAGGCCTAAGCTCCAACCCATCATTTCAAAAGTTTAACAAATAACTCAATCTGAAATGAACTTAGTTTCAACTACCAAAAAGCAACTTCATTCATCACAGCAAAACTGGAAACTTAATCCCATCCCATTTGGCACAAGTAATCACTCCCTCATATCCCAAACACCGATTAAAGCACCTATCTGCATCAAAACACCCAGACCCCCCCAATCCCTACAATAAACTACCCACATCCCTTATTGCAATATCAACCCCAACCCCACTATCAcaaacaaaactcaaactttTGCAGATAAATGACAATTCAAGCATATAATAAAACCAATAgcacataataaaaacaaagccgATATGCCATTAACTAACCATATAATCCAAATTCACAAAATTCTTCGTTTCATTATCTGACCATATAACCAAAATTCACAGAATCCTCCAGAAAacaataaaccaaaacaaacctAAATTCCATTAATTACCCCTAGAACCAAGATTCACATAATCctctaaaacccaaaaaaaaaaacccaaatcaaaaaatgcaaaaaaaattcaatcttttcaacgAAAATAGAAActttgacacacacacacacacctcatAAGGGTTTGTTCGGATAAAGGGACGACCCAAATGCTTAGTGATTTCTTTCTTATGTTCAAGGGCTTTCTTTGATGCTTCACGATTCGGATCAGGTTTCCGGAGCTCAGCAAACAATACCAAACACCTTAAAGCTGCACTTGCTACATATAACACTGGTTCTTGCAAAAACATGGTCTCTGACGAAACCCCCTCTGATTTTGTATTTGTGTTTAAAGTACAGTAATCTCCTTGGGTTGCAGTTCTTTTTGGGTGGTTTGTTGGGGCTGTGTTGTAAATTTATGTGCTAGTAGACCTGGTGGTGGCGGTTAGGGTTTGAGCTATGTTGGGTGGTTAGGGTTGGGCTGGGAAAGGACAAGCTGAATTTTTGGGGAGAAGCCTCATTAAAGCCAAGCTCGCTTTCTACTTCTAGGTTTAATGAAGTTTCCTTAAAAGCCCTGGGATGAaatagtaataacaataataataatacttttatgaaaagaaataatataaggCCAAATTTTAATAGGCTATATTTTCCAAACCCAATTAAATGTATATCATTTATGGTATGGAAAATTTTCTAGAATTCCATAGAaatcagattataaataataaaaattacaattgatTTTCATGAGGTTCTAGTAATCAATTTTCTTTGAACAACTTGATctcaagagaaaaaacaaatatgtacccatttatcatttatttaacattttttttataattttggttactatttttttatagtctttCAGTAGGGATGA belongs to Populus nigra chromosome 18, ddPopNigr1.1, whole genome shotgun sequence and includes:
- the LOC133678426 gene encoding uncharacterized protein LOC133678426 — its product is MFLQEPVLYVASAALRCLVLFAELRKPDPNREASKKALEHKKEITKHLGRPFIRTNPYEGVLLYGPPGTGKTMLAKTIIREFGAVFINMRISNLMSKWFGDAQKLGHPIPQAAICTLFPRLCLGMLAIP